The genomic window ACTACAAGGTGGAAGACGCCCGGGTGTCGGCGCCGCCGAATCCCTTGCCGGAGATCTACTTCGGCGGTTCGTCAGGGCCCGCGCTGCCCATCGCGGGGCAGTTCTCCGATGTCTACCTGACCTGGGGCGAGCCCCCACAGACCGCGGCCGCCAAGATCGAGAAAGTGCGGGCCGAGGCCGAATCTCGGGGCCGCAAGGTGCGGTTCGGGATTCGGCTGCACACCATCAGCCGGGACACCTCGGCGGCGGCCTGGGCCGTAGCCAACGATCTGCTCGCCGACATCACTGACGAGCAGATCGCCAAAGCTACTGCGCTGCATTCCAGTTCGCAATCCGAGGGACAGCGACGGATGACGGCGCTGCACGGCGGTCAGCTCGACAACCTGGAGATCTACCCCAATCTGTGGGCCGGGGTGGGCCTGGTGCGTGGCGGTGCCGGCACCGCGTTGGTGGGCAGCCATCAGGAGGTCGCGAACCTGATTCGCGAATATCATTCGCTGGGCTTCGACGAATTCATCCTGTCCGGCTACCCGCACCTGGAAGAGGCCTACTGGTTCGCTGAAGGCGTCCTGCCGCTGCTGGCCAAGGCGCAATAGCGGCACTGGGGACGGTTTTACTCGCGGTGATTTAAGCAGGGCCACTGCAACATGGGCCCGGTGAAGTATCCGGGCCGGGAATTAACGACACGACGTGGTCGGTTCTACCTCACTAGCATGGCAATTGCGCGATATGAGAGCGCGATATGAGAGTAGGACGGGAGTCGGCGATGCGGTCAGCACAGTGTTGTCAGCCGTCGGCACCACGTGCGTGCGCGGCGGCTTTCCCGGCTTGACCATTCCTCCTCGTAGCGGGGATTGACTGCCCGTCCCATAACGAAAGTTTTTCCGCCGATGACCGATTCGTCTAATCGTATCCGCCTCGCGATCGCCTTGGACGGTGCGGGATGGCACCCGGCGGCCTGGCGCGAGGCCGATGCTCGCCCGGACGAGTTGTTCACCGCGGGCTACTGGGCGGAACTGGTCGCAGAATCCGAGCGGGGGTTGCTGGATTTCGTGACGATCGAAGACGCGCTGACGCTGCAGTCCGACCATCCCCTCGAGCCCGACGACCGCGTCGATCGCGTCCGCGGGCGGCTGGACGCGGTGCTCATTGCCGCCCGGGTTGCCCCGCGCTCCCGGCACATCGGGTTGATACCGACGGCGATCGTGACGCACACCGAGCCGTTTCACGTCTCGAAGTCGATTGCCACCCTCGACTACGTCAGCACCGGGCGCGCCGGGGTCCGAGTGCAGATCACACCGCGTCCCGATGCGGCCGCGCACTTCGGCCGTCGCGACGCGGGACAGCAGGATGTGGGCGAATACTTCGCTGAGGCAGCGGATTATGTCGAGGTGCTGCGGCGGCTGTGGGACAGCTGGGAGGACGACGCTGAAATACGTGATGTCACTACGGGGCGGTTTATCGACCGAAATCGGTTGCACTACATCGACTTCGAGGGTCGGTGGTTCTCCGTCAAGGGGCCATCGATCACCCCGCGTCCGCCCCAGGGTCA from Mycobacterium shigaense includes these protein-coding regions:
- a CDS encoding LLM class flavin-dependent oxidoreductase, with protein sequence MSARFFWFLPTTGDSRSIVGGSHASSNRDIPAGYRAPSRRYLAEVARAADRLGFEGVLTPTGTWCEDAWLTSAALLAETEKLKFLVAFRPGLVPPTLAAQQTATLQRFSDGRVLLNVVSGSDDAEQRRFGDFLGHDERYARTAEFLHIVRSVWTQESVNFTGEYYKVEDARVSAPPNPLPEIYFGGSSGPALPIAGQFSDVYLTWGEPPQTAAAKIEKVRAEAESRGRKVRFGIRLHTISRDTSAAAWAVANDLLADITDEQIAKATALHSSSQSEGQRRMTALHGGQLDNLEIYPNLWAGVGLVRGGAGTALVGSHQEVANLIREYHSLGFDEFILSGYPHLEEAYWFAEGVLPLLAKAQ
- a CDS encoding LLM class flavin-dependent oxidoreductase codes for the protein MTDSSNRIRLAIALDGAGWHPAAWREADARPDELFTAGYWAELVAESERGLLDFVTIEDALTLQSDHPLEPDDRVDRVRGRLDAVLIAARVAPRSRHIGLIPTAIVTHTEPFHVSKSIATLDYVSTGRAGVRVQITPRPDAAAHFGRRDAGQQDVGEYFAEAADYVEVLRRLWDSWEDDAEIRDVTTGRFIDRNRLHYIDFEGRWFSVKGPSITPRPPQGQPIVAALGLGGQSYQLIAEAADIGFVTPRDAAEAADIVVEIGALSQAVGRSPARVHVFADLVVFLDRTPEAAQTRKDRLDELLDAEYRSDADIFVGTPAQLADQLQDWHAVGLSGFRLRPGTLPHDLAQITESLVPELRRRGAFRDAYDTDTLRGLLGLGRPANRYATA